From a region of the Constantimarinum furrinae genome:
- the lpxK gene encoding tetraacyldisaccharide 4'-kinase — MKLLRWILFPFSILYGCITSLRNYFYNKGWLSSQEYDFPVICVGNLSVGGTGKSPMIEYLISFLKDDYKIAVLSRGYKRKTSGFKEVHGASTAEEVGDEPLQFKQNFPNCVVAVCEDRKTGIANLRKKADVILLDDAFQHRKVSPNFSILLTSFHELYIEDFMLPTGNLRESRAGARRADLIVVTKCPDVVSYAKLQEIKFRLQPQPHQKVYFSKIGYDDMIYGKTENLRLQYLQDKPFTLVTGIANPKPLLDYLKRNQFTFKHEKFPDHHEFSPSEINNLKQKELILTTEKDYMRLQPKLDKFALYYLPIKTLILNEQEEFFQETVRAAIKKKIGKS; from the coding sequence ATGAAGTTGCTTCGGTGGATATTATTTCCGTTTTCGATACTCTACGGGTGTATCACTTCACTGCGGAATTATTTTTACAACAAAGGCTGGCTTTCGAGTCAGGAGTATGATTTCCCGGTAATTTGTGTTGGAAACCTTTCGGTAGGAGGGACGGGTAAATCGCCTATGATCGAATATCTTATTTCCTTTCTGAAAGACGACTATAAGATCGCCGTATTAAGTCGGGGTTATAAACGAAAGACATCGGGGTTCAAGGAAGTGCATGGTGCAAGCACCGCTGAAGAGGTAGGGGATGAACCGCTTCAATTTAAGCAAAATTTCCCCAATTGTGTTGTTGCTGTTTGTGAGGATCGAAAAACGGGTATTGCAAATTTAAGAAAGAAGGCCGATGTTATACTGCTCGACGATGCCTTTCAGCATCGAAAAGTTTCGCCTAACTTCAGCATACTGCTCACTTCGTTTCATGAGCTCTATATTGAAGATTTTATGCTTCCCACGGGGAATTTACGCGAATCCAGAGCCGGAGCAAGGCGAGCCGATCTTATTGTGGTCACCAAATGCCCCGATGTGGTTTCCTATGCCAAACTTCAGGAAATAAAATTTAGATTGCAGCCTCAACCACATCAAAAGGTATATTTTTCGAAAATAGGCTATGACGATATGATCTACGGAAAGACCGAAAACCTTCGGCTTCAGTATTTACAAGACAAACCATTTACATTGGTGACAGGGATCGCCAATCCTAAACCTTTATTGGACTACCTGAAACGAAATCAGTTTACATTTAAGCATGAGAAATTTCCCGATCACCACGAATTTTCCCCTTCAGAAATCAACAACTTAAAGCAAAAGGAACTTATTCTTACCACCGAAAAAGATTATATGCGGCTACAGCCGAAATTAGATAAATTCGCTTTGTATTATCTGCCCATAAAGACGTTGATATTAAATGAACAGGAAGAATTCTTCCAAGAAACCGTTAGAGCGGCAATTAAAAAAAAGATCGGAAAAAGTTAG
- a CDS encoding Nif3-like dinuclear metal center hexameric protein: MKVNDVLQLLDELAPLSYTEDFDNTGLLVGNKNADVTGILVTLDTLESVVDEAIDKNCNLIVSFHPIIFSGLKKITGNTYVERVVAKAIKNDINIFSIHTALDNAWNGVNAMICEKLQLKNKKILIPQTGTIKKLITFVPVKDAEQVRNSLFAAGAGTIGNYSHCSFNIEGKGSFNGNESSTPTIGKKGETHFEEEIQLGVTFHKHLETTVLQTLFKAHPYEEVAYEVTTLENTNQHIGMGMVGELEAESTQEEFLQKLKETFHCGCIRHSVKTDKPVKKIAVLGGSGSFAIDAAKSAGADVFVTSDLKYHDFFKAENNLLLADIGHYESEQYTKDLIVSFLNKKITNFAIVLSQINTNPITYY, from the coding sequence ATGAAGGTAAACGATGTATTGCAGCTCTTGGATGAATTAGCTCCTTTGTCCTATACTGAGGATTTTGACAACACCGGACTATTGGTGGGCAACAAAAACGCCGATGTCACCGGAATTCTCGTCACACTTGATACACTGGAAAGTGTAGTGGATGAAGCCATTGATAAAAATTGCAATCTCATTGTGAGTTTTCATCCCATTATCTTTTCCGGCTTAAAGAAGATCACGGGTAACACCTATGTCGAGCGGGTGGTAGCAAAAGCAATTAAGAACGATATCAATATCTTTTCCATACATACCGCGTTGGACAATGCATGGAACGGCGTAAATGCAATGATCTGTGAAAAGCTTCAGCTGAAGAACAAAAAAATACTGATCCCACAGACCGGTACCATTAAAAAACTAATAACCTTCGTTCCTGTAAAGGATGCCGAACAGGTTCGCAATAGTCTTTTTGCTGCGGGAGCCGGAACAATTGGGAATTACAGTCATTGCAGCTTTAACATTGAAGGAAAAGGAAGTTTTAATGGCAATGAATCTTCTACTCCCACAATTGGAAAAAAAGGGGAAACCCATTTTGAAGAAGAGATACAGCTTGGGGTAACCTTTCATAAGCATTTAGAAACGACGGTTTTACAGACGCTTTTTAAGGCACATCCCTATGAAGAAGTGGCCTATGAGGTCACAACCCTTGAAAATACCAATCAGCATATTGGTATGGGTATGGTTGGTGAGCTGGAAGCTGAAAGTACACAGGAGGAATTCCTTCAGAAATTAAAAGAAACATTTCACTGCGGATGTATCAGGCATTCTGTTAAAACAGATAAACCGGTGAAAAAAATTGCGGTGCTGGGTGGTAGCGGAAGTTTTGCCATTGATGCAGCTAAAAGCGCCGGTGCCGACGTATTTGTCACATCCGATTTGAAATATCACGATTTTTTTAAGGCCGAAAATAACCTTCTTTTAGCCGATATTGGACATTATGAGAGTGAACAGTACACAAAAGACCTTATAGTTTCTTTCCTTAACAAAAAAATCACTAATTTTGCAATCGTTTTATCGCAAATAAACACCAATCCTATTACCTATTATTAA
- a CDS encoding zinc ribbon domain-containing protein gives MATKTESTVEEKLRALFDLQLIDSRIDEIRNVRGELPLEVEDLEDEVAGMNTRLEKLKTDLELIETNIKDKKLLIEEAKGLIKKYTSQQDNVRNNREYNSLSKEIEFQELEIQLAEKHIKEFKTQIEQKNEVITETKERLAAREEHLKHKQNELDEILSETEKEEKALIKESESYEKKIEERLVKAYKRIRTNVKNGLAVVAVERGASGGSFFTIPPQVQMEIASRKKIITDEHSGRILVDPELATEEREKMDKLFAKVK, from the coding sequence ATGGCAACAAAAACAGAAAGCACTGTAGAAGAGAAGTTAAGAGCGTTGTTCGACCTGCAATTGATCGATTCGAGAATTGATGAGATTAGAAATGTACGGGGTGAACTGCCTCTGGAAGTGGAAGATTTGGAAGATGAAGTCGCCGGAATGAATACCCGCCTTGAAAAACTTAAGACAGATCTTGAGTTGATCGAAACAAATATCAAGGATAAAAAATTGCTTATTGAAGAAGCAAAAGGTCTTATTAAAAAATATACTTCCCAACAGGATAACGTACGTAACAACCGTGAGTACAATTCATTGAGCAAGGAAATTGAGTTTCAGGAACTGGAAATTCAATTGGCTGAAAAGCACATTAAAGAGTTTAAAACTCAGATCGAGCAAAAGAATGAGGTTATTACTGAAACCAAGGAGCGTCTTGCTGCTCGCGAAGAGCATTTAAAGCATAAGCAAAACGAATTGGACGAGATCCTTTCAGAAACTGAAAAAGAAGAAAAGGCTTTGATCAAAGAATCGGAAAGTTACGAGAAGAAGATCGAAGAGCGCTTGGTAAAAGCCTATAAGCGGATTAGAACCAATGTGAAGAACGGTCTTGCCGTTGTAGCCGTAGAGCGCGGTGCTTCGGGTGGTTCTTTCTTTACCATTCCACCACAGGTGCAAATGGAGATCGCATCCAGAAAGAAGATCATCACCGATGAGCACAGTGGTCGCATCCTTGTGGATCCTGAACTGGCAACTGAGGAACGTGAGAAAATGGACAAGCTTTTTGCAAAGGTAAAATAG
- the msrA gene encoding peptide-methionine (S)-S-oxide reductase MsrA: protein MKRSILITSVLLLFVLQASCKPSNERNKEAEAIAQKELTPIEIEPQDGLERAYFASGCFWCVEAVYESVKGVKEAISGYSGGMTKNPTYRNHADHAEAVEVIYDPKTVSFSQLVDVYFGSQNVTQVNGQGPDRGSSYRSIIFYQNDAQKKIIDTKIAEINKQLGGDKVAAQVLPFQKFWEAEAYHQNYEKLNPNDSYIQNVSIPRLKRFQEKFPELLKENSDH from the coding sequence ATGAAGAGATCCATCTTAATTACTTCTGTCTTACTGCTCTTTGTATTACAAGCCTCCTGCAAACCGTCGAACGAACGCAACAAAGAGGCTGAAGCTATCGCCCAGAAAGAACTTACACCTATTGAAATTGAACCGCAAGATGGTTTAGAACGCGCTTATTTTGCAAGTGGATGCTTTTGGTGTGTGGAAGCAGTCTACGAAAGTGTAAAAGGAGTAAAGGAAGCGATCTCAGGATATAGCGGTGGTATGACTAAAAATCCTACCTACAGAAATCATGCCGATCATGCCGAAGCAGTTGAAGTGATCTACGATCCAAAAACCGTGAGTTTTTCTCAATTGGTCGATGTGTATTTTGGATCTCAGAATGTAACACAGGTAAACGGTCAGGGGCCGGACAGAGGTTCTTCGTACCGTTCGATCATTTTTTATCAGAACGATGCTCAAAAAAAGATCATTGACACTAAGATCGCCGAGATCAATAAACAACTGGGTGGTGATAAGGTAGCTGCGCAGGTGTTGCCCTTTCAGAAATTCTGGGAAGCAGAGGCCTATCATCAAAACTATGAAAAGCTGAATCCAAACGATTCCTACATTCAGAATGTATCCATTCCAAGACTGAAACGCTTTCAGGAAAAATTCCCCGAATTACTCAAGGAGAATTCAGATCATTAA
- a CDS encoding class I SAM-dependent methyltransferase, translating into MDFKHAFETNRETWNKKVAIHAASDFYNLEGFKTGETSLKDYEIQALGDVSGKSLLHLQCHFGQDTLSWSRKGAQCTGLDISEEAIKLAKKLNHELGQDAKFVCCNVLDASAYIIEQFDIVFTSYGTIGWLPDLDPWGQLIFERLKPGGTFYIVEFHPIAWMFDYTKTPPCLSYGYQQKEAIYEEYKGTYADTNAELSSKEYGWNHGLGEVISSLTNAGFHIDFLKEHHASPYNIFPGLVETVAGMFELPDRKYPLIFEVKATKR; encoded by the coding sequence ATGGACTTCAAGCACGCCTTTGAAACTAATCGTGAAACCTGGAACAAAAAAGTGGCCATACATGCTGCGAGTGACTTTTATAACCTCGAGGGATTTAAGACGGGCGAGACATCGTTAAAGGATTACGAGATTCAGGCCCTTGGTGATGTTTCAGGGAAGTCGCTGTTGCATTTACAATGTCATTTCGGACAGGACACCTTAAGTTGGAGTAGGAAGGGTGCGCAATGTACCGGACTTGATATTTCTGAAGAAGCGATTAAACTCGCTAAAAAACTCAATCATGAACTCGGACAGGATGCGAAGTTCGTTTGCTGCAATGTGCTGGATGCCTCAGCATATATTATCGAACAATTTGACATAGTGTTCACCAGCTACGGAACCATAGGTTGGCTACCCGATCTTGATCCCTGGGGACAGCTCATTTTCGAACGTCTAAAGCCGGGTGGCACTTTTTATATTGTTGAGTTTCATCCCATAGCTTGGATGTTCGATTATACAAAGACGCCTCCGTGTCTTTCGTATGGTTATCAACAAAAAGAGGCGATCTACGAGGAATATAAGGGGACCTATGCCGACACCAATGCTGAATTATCCTCTAAGGAATACGGATGGAATCACGGCTTAGGTGAAGTGATCAGCTCGCTAACCAACGCCGGATTTCATATCGATTTTTTGAAGGAACATCATGCCTCTCCCTACAATATATTTCCCGGCTTGGTCGAAACGGTAGCCGGAATGTTTGAACTTCCGGATAGAAAATACCCGCTAATTTTTGAAGTAAAGGCTACTAAACGGTAA
- a CDS encoding lmo0937 family membrane protein: MRDLIWLIVVILIIGWLVGYFGFAESVGSLIHILLVLAVIGILYRLATGRRP; this comes from the coding sequence ATGAGAGATTTAATTTGGTTGATCGTGGTAATACTAATTATAGGATGGCTGGTAGGTTACTTTGGCTTTGCAGAAAGCGTAGGTAGTCTTATCCATATTTTATTGGTATTGGCAGTTATTGGTATTCTTTACCGATTAGCTACAGGACGCAGACCTTAA
- a CDS encoding GNAT family N-acetyltransferase gives MTITENTERKRFETKIEDQTAFIEYIRAQNKVYLTHTEVPKQLEGKGVGSGLVKEVLSIIKEEDKELVPLCPFVAAYVKRHPEWRELLASGYNV, from the coding sequence ATGACGATCACAGAAAATACAGAACGGAAACGATTTGAAACTAAGATAGAGGATCAAACAGCCTTTATTGAATATATAAGGGCACAAAATAAGGTATATCTAACGCATACCGAAGTTCCAAAACAACTGGAAGGAAAGGGCGTAGGCTCCGGTTTGGTCAAGGAAGTCTTATCTATAATAAAAGAAGAGGATAAAGAATTAGTACCTCTTTGCCCATTTGTGGCAGCTTATGTAAAGCGACATCCCGAATGGCGTGAATTATTGGCAAGCGGATACAACGTATAA
- a CDS encoding (4Fe-4S)-binding protein, whose translation MGKTKEYSNGEVTVVWKPELCIHSANCVKNLPEVFKPKDKPWIQPNNAGSEDLMAAIKKCPSGALSYYLNSNGSPKDETPSEETTRVEVVNGGPLLVHGAIEITYDDGTKEHKKRSTAFCRCGKSGNKPMCDGSHNS comes from the coding sequence ATGGGAAAGACTAAAGAATATTCGAATGGAGAAGTTACGGTTGTTTGGAAGCCGGAATTGTGTATACATTCTGCAAACTGTGTGAAAAATCTACCGGAGGTATTTAAGCCTAAGGACAAACCCTGGATTCAACCTAACAATGCCGGTTCGGAAGATCTAATGGCTGCCATAAAAAAGTGTCCCAGTGGTGCACTGAGTTATTACCTCAATTCAAACGGGTCACCTAAGGACGAAACTCCTTCCGAAGAAACCACCCGTGTAGAAGTTGTAAACGGCGGACCATTACTGGTTCATGGAGCTATTGAGATCACTTATGATGACGGTACCAAGGAGCATAAAAAAAGAAGTACTGCCTTTTGCAGATGCGGAAAAAGCGGAAATAAACCAATGTGCGACGGATCGCACAATTCATAA
- the kynU gene encoding kynureninase yields MFQNSIDFAQNCDANDSLSHFREKFYIPKDKDGNELIYLCGNSLGLQPKKTSEYLKKELEDWAELGVEGHTEAEHPWMPYHEFLTQSMARIVGAKPKEVVVMNSLTANLHFMMVSFYRPTSKRYKIVIESDAFPSDKYAVESQLHFHGFDPRDGLILWKPRKGENLCRFEDLEEIIKQQGDTIALLMIGSTNYYSGQAFPLKKITELGHANGSIVGFDLAHGAGNIQPNLHESGADFAVWCTYKYLNSGPGSLGGCFVHERHANNPDMKRFTGWWGHNKQTRFNMRHEFEPIPGAEGWQLSNPAILSMAAIRASLDVFEEAGFDNLREKAVKLTGFLEFLIKELNDNRIHIITPSNPEERGCQLSIQVNSANKALHTDLTKAGVISDWREPDVIRVAPAPLYNSFVDVFKFVEQLKKVLN; encoded by the coding sequence ATGTTCCAAAATTCAATAGATTTTGCCCAAAATTGTGATGCAAATGATTCTTTATCGCATTTCAGAGAAAAGTTTTATATCCCAAAAGACAAGGACGGCAATGAACTCATATACCTTTGCGGAAATTCCTTAGGGCTTCAGCCAAAAAAAACTTCAGAATACCTTAAAAAAGAGCTGGAAGATTGGGCTGAACTAGGGGTCGAAGGGCATACGGAAGCCGAACATCCCTGGATGCCCTATCACGAATTTCTTACGCAAAGTATGGCCCGAATCGTTGGTGCCAAACCCAAGGAGGTTGTAGTCATGAATTCTCTTACGGCCAACCTCCACTTTATGATGGTTTCCTTTTACCGGCCAACGTCCAAACGTTATAAGATCGTCATCGAAAGCGATGCTTTTCCCAGTGATAAGTACGCTGTGGAGAGTCAGTTGCATTTTCATGGTTTCGATCCCAGGGACGGACTCATACTTTGGAAACCCCGCAAAGGAGAAAATTTATGTAGGTTCGAAGATCTGGAGGAAATTATAAAGCAACAGGGCGATACCATAGCACTACTTATGATTGGCAGCACCAATTATTACAGCGGGCAAGCATTTCCGCTTAAAAAAATTACAGAACTGGGGCATGCTAACGGTAGTATTGTTGGTTTCGATCTGGCTCATGGCGCAGGTAATATTCAGCCCAATTTGCATGAAAGCGGTGCCGATTTTGCCGTGTGGTGTACCTATAAATATCTCAACAGTGGTCCGGGAAGTCTTGGGGGATGTTTCGTTCACGAACGACACGCCAACAATCCAGACATGAAGCGCTTTACCGGCTGGTGGGGACATAACAAACAAACCCGTTTTAATATGCGTCATGAGTTCGAGCCTATTCCAGGTGCAGAAGGCTGGCAGCTTAGCAATCCGGCAATTTTATCGATGGCCGCCATTCGGGCCTCTCTGGATGTATTTGAAGAAGCCGGATTTGATAATCTTAGGGAGAAGGCAGTTAAACTAACCGGTTTTCTTGAATTCCTTATAAAAGAATTAAATGATAACAGAATCCATATTATCACGCCTTCAAATCCTGAAGAGCGCGGCTGCCAATTGTCGATTCAGGTGAACAGTGCCAATAAAGCCTTACATACCGATCTAACAAAAGCAGGTGTGATTAGCGATTGGCGGGAACCGGATGTGATTCGAGTTGCTCCGGCACCACTATACAACAGTTTTGTTGATGTGTTCAAATTTGTGGAACAATTGAAAAAAGTGCTCAACTAA
- a CDS encoding FAD-dependent oxidoreductase, with amino-acid sequence MKDQNQNILIIGAGLCGSLLALRLAQRGYNITLVEKRPDLRKTEQDAGRSINLALSDRGLRGLRLAGVEKDALELCIPMRGRMIHDASGNTFLSPYSGRENEYINSISRPGLNMLLLDAAEAMDNVKLVFGHGCKKVDLENAAAIFKDYESGNEVQYKGDIILGTDGAGSSVRRSMYEHRKFLFSFSQQWLTHGYKEISIPPAEGGGYRTYKEALHIWPRGEDMLIALPNLDGSFTVTLFLPYANSEYCFDTLTTPEMVHEYFNKEFPDAVALMPNLAEEFFGNPTGPLGTIKCSPWSSYGKTLILGDAAHAIVPFYGQGMNASFEDVVVFDEVLDRFEGDWEKVFQEYEKVRKKDTDAIADLAVDNFHEMKEHTASALFQQKRKLEIAFESEFPQHYHSKYSLVTFNEDISYFQAMKQGRAQDKAILNLLDDGTLTEQMTLDEKLKLVKQTTEAILHDDAVAKNLN; translated from the coding sequence ATGAAGGATCAGAACCAGAACATATTAATCATTGGCGCGGGGCTCTGCGGAAGTCTGTTAGCTCTGCGTTTGGCGCAACGAGGATATAACATCACGCTGGTGGAAAAACGTCCCGACCTTAGAAAAACCGAACAGGATGCAGGGCGGTCCATAAATCTTGCCCTTAGTGATCGCGGGTTACGGGGTTTACGACTGGCCGGGGTAGAGAAAGATGCCCTGGAGCTGTGTATTCCCATGCGCGGGAGAATGATCCATGATGCTTCCGGAAATACGTTTTTAAGTCCGTATAGCGGACGGGAAAACGAATATATCAATTCTATCTCCAGACCCGGATTGAATATGCTGTTGTTGGATGCGGCAGAAGCCATGGATAACGTGAAACTGGTATTCGGACATGGTTGTAAAAAAGTGGATCTCGAAAACGCAGCAGCAATTTTTAAGGATTATGAATCGGGGAATGAGGTTCAATATAAGGGTGATATTATTTTAGGTACCGATGGTGCTGGTTCTTCTGTTCGGCGAAGTATGTACGAACATCGAAAATTCCTATTCAGTTTTTCGCAGCAATGGCTCACTCATGGTTATAAGGAAATAAGTATCCCGCCGGCGGAAGGCGGAGGATATCGCACCTATAAGGAAGCGCTTCATATATGGCCGAGAGGAGAAGATATGTTAATTGCACTGCCTAATCTCGATGGAAGTTTTACCGTAACGCTGTTCCTGCCTTATGCGAACAGCGAGTATTGCTTCGACACCCTTACCACGCCCGAAATGGTCCACGAATATTTTAACAAGGAATTTCCCGATGCAGTGGCCCTTATGCCAAATCTTGCGGAAGAGTTCTTTGGAAATCCCACAGGACCCCTTGGAACCATTAAATGTTCGCCCTGGAGCAGCTATGGAAAAACACTCATACTGGGTGATGCTGCACACGCCATAGTACCTTTTTACGGTCAGGGAATGAACGCTTCATTTGAGGATGTGGTTGTGTTTGATGAAGTTTTAGACCGTTTTGAAGGAGATTGGGAAAAGGTATTTCAGGAGTACGAAAAAGTGAGAAAAAAGGATACTGATGCCATTGCCGATCTGGCTGTAGATAATTTCCATGAAATGAAAGAACATACTGCTAGCGCGCTATTTCAGCAAAAAAGAAAGCTGGAGATCGCCTTCGAATCTGAATTTCCCCAGCACTATCATTCTAAGTATTCTCTGGTTACTTTTAACGAAGATATTTCGTATTTTCAGGCTATGAAGCAAGGACGGGCCCAGGACAAGGCGATTCTCAATCTTCTGGACGACGGAACGCTTACGGAACAGATGACTCTGGATGAAAAGTTGAAATTGGTGAAGCAGACAACTGAAGCCATTTTGCACGACGATGCCGTTGCCAAGAACCTGAATTGA
- a CDS encoding RidA family protein — protein MSNKSRLVEGKASPRGAYPHVKRVGDFIFISGTSSRLPDNSFAGVHQVDEMGSMHLDIREQTKAVLENIKDYLATEGATMEDVVDVTTFLVNMNDFAGYNEVYAQYFTAAKGPARTTVAVHQLPHPNLVVEIKAMAYKPLN, from the coding sequence ATGAGTAATAAAAGCAGATTAGTGGAAGGAAAAGCAAGCCCCAGGGGTGCGTACCCTCATGTAAAACGGGTGGGGGACTTTATTTTTATTTCGGGAACCAGTTCCCGACTTCCCGACAATAGTTTTGCAGGAGTACATCAGGTGGATGAAATGGGAAGTATGCATCTAGACATCAGGGAACAAACTAAAGCAGTACTTGAAAATATAAAAGATTATCTCGCAACCGAAGGAGCCACCATGGAAGATGTGGTAGATGTTACGACGTTTCTGGTAAATATGAATGACTTTGCGGGGTATAACGAAGTCTATGCGCAGTATTTCACTGCAGCAAAGGGTCCGGCCCGAACTACCGTAGCGGTGCACCAACTCCCCCATCCCAATTTGGTGGTTGAAATAAAAGCGATGGCATATAAGCCCTTGAATTAA
- a CDS encoding aldehyde dehydrogenase has protein sequence MQKILNFIDGAYCEPEKNIWLDNYNPSNGEVYSKIARSGKTDVAKAYEAARSAFPIWSNTTIEDRSRILLKIATLIEKNLIPLAEAESRDNGKPLSLAMTVDIPRASSNFRFFANAITQFASEAHESIGLNTMNFTLRQPIGVVGCISPWNLPLYLFTWKIAPAIAAGNTVVAKPSEVTPMTAYLLGEICNEAGLPKGVLNIIHGTGPEAGQAIVEHKHIKAISFTGGTKTGEHIARTAAPMFKKLSLELGGKNPNLIFADCDYDKMLAVTVRSSFANQGQICLCGSRIFVEDSIYEIFKSDFVEKVKALKVGDPFKTETAMGALVSKTHLEKVQSYIALAQKEGGKILFGGKQLKIDGLEKGYYLEPTVIEVFDDQCRVNQEEIFGPVVTLMPFSSEAEVMRMANGVPYGLSATLWTSDINRTMRLSKQLEAGIVWVNTWLNRDLRTPFGGVKNSGVGREGGFEALRFFTEAKNVCIKYE, from the coding sequence ATGCAAAAAATACTTAACTTCATAGACGGAGCCTATTGTGAACCTGAAAAGAATATCTGGTTGGATAATTACAATCCTTCCAATGGGGAAGTCTATTCAAAAATAGCACGCTCGGGAAAAACAGATGTCGCCAAGGCTTATGAAGCCGCGCGTTCTGCTTTCCCAATATGGAGCAATACTACCATTGAAGACCGTAGCCGTATACTCTTAAAGATCGCCACCCTTATTGAAAAAAACCTGATTCCGTTGGCCGAAGCCGAATCCAGAGATAACGGCAAACCATTGAGCCTGGCCATGACCGTGGATATCCCGAGAGCTTCGAGTAATTTTAGGTTTTTTGCCAATGCCATCACTCAATTTGCCAGTGAGGCACATGAAAGTATAGGGTTAAACACTATGAATTTTACGTTGCGACAACCCATTGGCGTAGTAGGTTGTATTTCTCCCTGGAATCTTCCGTTGTACTTATTTACTTGGAAGATCGCTCCTGCCATAGCGGCCGGGAATACTGTGGTCGCCAAACCCAGTGAAGTAACCCCAATGACGGCCTATCTTTTAGGTGAGATTTGCAACGAAGCCGGTTTACCAAAGGGCGTACTCAATATCATTCACGGCACGGGACCGGAGGCCGGACAAGCCATTGTGGAACACAAGCACATAAAAGCCATTTCCTTTACCGGTGGCACAAAAACAGGAGAGCATATTGCTCGTACAGCAGCTCCTATGTTTAAAAAATTATCTCTGGAATTAGGAGGTAAAAATCCCAATCTCATTTTCGCCGATTGCGATTACGATAAGATGTTGGCTGTAACGGTAAGGTCTTCTTTTGCCAATCAGGGACAGATCTGTCTCTGCGGAAGCAGGATCTTTGTCGAAGATTCGATCTACGAAATATTTAAGTCAGATTTTGTCGAAAAAGTTAAAGCGTTGAAAGTTGGAGATCCGTTTAAAACTGAAACAGCTATGGGGGCTTTAGTTTCCAAAACACATTTAGAAAAAGTGCAATCGTATATTGCACTCGCTCAAAAAGAAGGCGGGAAGATACTATTTGGTGGAAAGCAATTGAAGATCGACGGACTCGAAAAAGGATATTACCTTGAACCAACGGTGATCGAAGTATTTGACGACCAATGCAGAGTAAATCAGGAGGAGATCTTCGGACCTGTAGTTACACTCATGCCGTTTTCTTCGGAGGCAGAGGTTATGCGGATGGCTAACGGGGTACCTTACGGCTTATCTGCTACCTTATGGACCAGTGATATAAACCGAACCATGCGGCTTTCAAAACAACTTGAAGCGGGCATCGTCTGGGTAAACACCTGGTTAAACCGTGATCTTAGAACCCCTTTTGGCGGTGTTAAGAACAGCGGTGTTGGCAGAGAAGGCGGATTTGAAGCACTGCGCTTTTTTACTGAAGCCAAGAATGTGTGTATAAAATATGAGTAG
- a CDS encoding SDR family oxidoreductase gives MNLNLTNRNAMVCGSTAGIGKASALQLAKLGATITLVARDEEKLKTTLLELPFLEGQKHNYLVADFSDPEGLKEKVIEAAQNKTFHILINNTGGPKGGAIFAADTEEFTRAFSQHLICNQILVQALVPGMKETDYGRIINIISTSVKQPIDGLGVSNTIRGAVANWSKTLANELGQYGITVNNVLPGFTATDRLEDIVLNASKKMNKTQAEATEFMKGLVPARRFAQPGEIANAVAFLASEAASYINGINLPVDGGRTKSL, from the coding sequence ATGAATTTAAATCTTACAAATAGAAATGCAATGGTGTGTGGAAGCACAGCGGGAATAGGAAAAGCTTCGGCACTGCAACTGGCAAAGCTGGGAGCAACCATTACCTTGGTAGCCAGAGATGAAGAAAAACTAAAAACAACATTACTGGAACTTCCGTTTCTGGAAGGGCAAAAACACAATTATCTGGTTGCAGATTTTAGCGATCCTGAGGGATTAAAAGAGAAGGTGATCGAGGCAGCCCAGAATAAAACCTTTCATATTCTCATTAATAATACCGGAGGTCCGAAAGGTGGTGCCATTTTTGCTGCAGATACCGAAGAATTTACCAGAGCTTTTTCGCAGCATTTGATATGCAATCAGATTTTGGTGCAGGCACTTGTTCCCGGGATGAAGGAAACCGATTACGGGAGGATCATCAATATAATCTCTACTTCGGTGAAGCAGCCTATAGATGGTTTGGGAGTGAGCAATACGATACGCGGAGCTGTGGCGAACTGGAGTAAGACCCTGGCCAACGAATTAGGACAATACGGGATCACGGTGAATAATGTGCTTCCGGGATTTACAGCAACCGACCGTCTCGAAGATATCGTATTAAACGCTTCCAAAAAAATGAATAAGACCCAAGCAGAAGCCACAGAATTTATGAAAGGTTTGGTGCCTGCCAGACGATTCGCACAACCCGGAGAAATTGCCAATGCTGTAGCCTTTCTGGCCAGCGAAGCTGCGAGTTATATCAACGGAATTAATTTACCCGTCGATGGCGGGAGAACGAAATCTTTGTAA